One Rhodoferax ferrireducens T118 DNA segment encodes these proteins:
- a CDS encoding fumarylacetoacetate hydrolase family protein has protein sequence MSIRPDTQTLITALTRARLSGQRLCAADWVGAVHSEADAYAVQDGVATALGWAEGPLVRHWKSGGSTRSGPFSHAPLDPAAINPAGKTGLLLGVEAEVALRLGRDVSPEAARAMKSETAGDWVDAMAVAVELVASRWTEGLAAPELLRMADHQSNAGLMLGIWQPYAARDWSAQTCQVKVGSQTPVTCTGSHSLNDPAWLLPAWLQHLTRHGTTVAAGTVVTTGSWVGCLPIQPDDRVSVDFAGLGHLTVGL, from the coding sequence ATGTCCATCCGCCCCGATACCCAAACACTGATCACGGCCCTCACCCGAGCCCGCCTGAGCGGGCAGCGACTATGTGCCGCTGACTGGGTCGGCGCGGTCCACAGCGAGGCCGATGCCTACGCGGTTCAGGACGGCGTGGCCACGGCACTTGGCTGGGCCGAAGGTCCGCTGGTGCGGCACTGGAAGTCCGGCGGCAGCACCCGATCTGGCCCATTCAGCCATGCGCCGTTGGACCCGGCGGCCATCAACCCAGCGGGCAAGACTGGGCTGCTGCTGGGCGTGGAGGCCGAGGTGGCGCTGCGCCTGGGCCGCGATGTCAGCCCCGAGGCGGCACGCGCCATGAAGTCTGAGACCGCCGGGGACTGGGTCGATGCGATGGCCGTTGCGGTGGAGTTGGTGGCATCGCGCTGGACCGAGGGGCTGGCCGCGCCGGAGCTTCTGCGCATGGCGGACCATCAATCGAATGCCGGTCTGATGCTGGGTATTTGGCAGCCCTATGCGGCGCGCGATTGGTCGGCCCAGACCTGCCAAGTGAAGGTCGGCAGCCAGACGCCGGTCACCTGTACCGGCAGTCATTCACTGAACGACCCGGCCTGGCTTCTGCCCGCCTGGTTGCAGCACCTGACCCGCCATGGGACCACGGTCGCGGCCGGCACCGTGGTGACCACAGGCTCCTGGGTCGGCTGCCTGCCCATCCAGCCGGATGATCGCGTCAGCGTCGACTTTGCGGGCCTGGGTCATCTGACGGTAGGGCTGTAG
- a CDS encoding thioredoxin family protein: MNTLSRVLTGLLLTLLSSLVVAQDLPTKFDPHRDAAKDVATAQSLAKATGRRVLVDVGGEWCAWCRMLDRLIASQPQIRALIDSHYVWVKVNYSPENKNTAVLSRWPKIRGYPYLLVLDGAGKLLHAQGVQGLETETEKEADENYDPDRVMAFLNRYATATSVSAQHY, from the coding sequence ATGAATACCCTATCCCGCGTTCTGACTGGTCTTCTGTTGACTCTGCTGTCCTCGCTTGTGGTGGCGCAAGATCTCCCCACCAAATTTGACCCCCATCGGGATGCGGCCAAAGATGTGGCGACGGCCCAAAGCTTGGCAAAGGCCACTGGCAGGCGCGTATTGGTCGACGTCGGTGGGGAGTGGTGCGCGTGGTGCCGCATGCTTGATCGACTTATTGCTTCACAACCGCAAATCAGGGCGTTGATTGACAGTCACTACGTGTGGGTCAAAGTGAACTATTCACCCGAAAACAAGAACACGGCCGTACTCTCCAGGTGGCCCAAGATTCGAGGTTACCCGTATTTGCTTGTCTTGGACGGAGCCGGAAAATTGCTGCACGCCCAAGGCGTTCAAGGACTCGAAACTGAAACGGAAAAAGAAGCTGACGAGAATTACGATCCCGACCGGGTCATGGCATTTCTCAATCGCTACGCCACTGCGACCAGCGTTTCTGCGCAACACTATTGA
- the ahcY gene encoding adenosylhomocysteinase has product MSAVLKPAVLKPNVDYVIADLSLAAWGRKELNIAQTEMPGLMAIREEFSKSQPLKGARITGSLHMTIQTAVLIETLQALGAQVRWASCNIFSTQDHAAAAIAATGTPVFAIKGESLADYWDYTHRIFEFGGKKGSALEGPNMILDDGGDATLLMHLGARAEKDIKLLAKPGSEEEVCLFAAIKAKLKVDATWYSRRLKNIVGVTEETTTGVHRLNDMSAKGELMLRAINVNDSVTKSKFDNLYGCRESLVDGIKRATDVMIAGKVALIAGYGDVGKGCAQAMRALSAQVWVTEVDPINALQAAMEGFKVVTMEYAADKCDIFVTCTGNLNVITYKHMAAMKDQTIVCNIGHFDNEIDVASLDKCKWEEIKPQVDHVIFPAKGKTPSKRIILLAKGRLVNLGCGTGHPSFVMSSSFANQTIAQIELFTKPKQYKVGKVYVLPKHLDEKVARLHLGKVGAMLSELTDEQAAYIGVSKAGPYKADSYRY; this is encoded by the coding sequence ATGAGTGCTGTTCTCAAACCCGCTGTTCTCAAGCCCAATGTCGATTACGTCATCGCCGATTTATCCCTGGCCGCCTGGGGCCGCAAAGAGTTGAACATTGCCCAGACCGAAATGCCCGGCCTGATGGCAATTCGCGAAGAATTTTCCAAGTCGCAGCCCTTGAAGGGCGCGCGCATCACCGGCTCGCTGCACATGACGATCCAGACCGCCGTGCTGATCGAAACCCTGCAAGCCCTGGGCGCGCAGGTGCGCTGGGCCTCGTGCAATATTTTTTCGACCCAAGACCATGCAGCGGCAGCGATTGCGGCCACGGGCACACCGGTGTTTGCAATCAAGGGCGAATCGCTGGCCGACTACTGGGACTACACGCACCGTATTTTTGAATTCGGTGGCAAGAAGGGCTCCGCGCTTGAGGGCCCGAACATGATTCTGGACGACGGCGGCGACGCCACGCTGCTGATGCACCTGGGTGCGCGTGCCGAGAAAGACATCAAGCTGCTGGCCAAACCCGGCAGCGAAGAAGAGGTCTGTTTATTTGCTGCCATCAAGGCCAAGCTCAAGGTCGACGCGACCTGGTACAGCCGCCGCCTGAAAAACATCGTTGGCGTGACCGAAGAGACCACCACCGGCGTGCACCGCCTCAACGACATGTCCGCCAAGGGCGAGTTGATGCTGCGCGCGATCAATGTCAACGACTCGGTCACCAAGAGCAAGTTTGACAACCTGTACGGTTGCCGCGAGTCGCTGGTGGATGGCATCAAGCGCGCCACCGACGTCATGATCGCCGGCAAAGTGGCATTGATCGCCGGCTATGGCGACGTCGGCAAGGGTTGTGCCCAGGCGATGCGCGCACTCTCGGCCCAAGTGTGGGTGACCGAGGTGGACCCGATCAACGCCTTGCAGGCGGCGATGGAAGGCTTCAAGGTCGTGACGATGGAGTACGCCGCTGACAAATGCGATATTTTTGTCACCTGCACCGGCAACCTGAACGTCATCACCTACAAGCACATGGCGGCCATGAAAGACCAGACCATCGTCTGCAACATCGGTCACTTTGACAATGAGATTGATGTGGCCTCGCTGGACAAGTGCAAGTGGGAAGAGATCAAGCCGCAGGTCGACCATGTGATCTTCCCGGCCAAGGGCAAGACACCGTCCAAGCGCATCATCCTGCTGGCCAAAGGCCGTCTGGTGAACCTGGGTTGCGGCACCGGTCACCCCAGCTTTGTGATGAGCTCCAGCTTTGCCAACCAGACCATCGCGCAGATCGAGTTGTTCACCAAGCCCAAGCAATACAAGGTCGGCAAGGTCTATGTGTTGCCCAAGCATCTGGACGAAAAAGTGGCGCGCCTGCACCTGGGCAAAGTCGGCGCCATGCTGTCTGAACTGACGGACGAACAAGCCGCCTATATTGGTGTCAGCAAAGCGGGCCCTTACAAGGCTGACAGCTACCGCTACTAA
- a CDS encoding TlyA family RNA methyltransferase, with the protein MRADQLLVQRQLASTRSQAQRLIADGVQWLKGTEWKTVTKNGDEIPLEAELKLLNDAEARYVSRGGLKLEAALKQVGLSVTGLACLDVGQSTGGFTDCLLQHGAASVVGVDVGSAQLHPSLREDPRVLCIEKVNARALVAADLIAAYEESTGAGGQFDVEEGDADLVEFAPEFDLIVADLSFISQTLVLPAVVPLLKCGGTLLTLVKPQFELQPGQVGKGGIVKDAAMYWLVEQRLREACAALGLTVTAWFDSPIAGGDGNREFFIAAARLKL; encoded by the coding sequence ATGCGTGCTGACCAATTACTCGTACAACGGCAACTTGCCAGCACCCGCTCGCAGGCCCAGCGCCTGATTGCCGATGGCGTGCAGTGGCTCAAGGGAACGGAGTGGAAGACTGTGACCAAAAACGGTGACGAAATTCCGCTGGAGGCTGAACTCAAGCTGCTCAACGACGCCGAGGCGCGCTACGTGTCGCGTGGCGGCCTCAAGCTGGAGGCCGCGCTCAAGCAGGTCGGCTTGTCCGTGACCGGACTGGCCTGCCTCGATGTGGGCCAGTCGACCGGCGGCTTTACCGACTGCTTGCTGCAGCACGGCGCCGCCTCGGTGGTCGGGGTGGACGTGGGCAGCGCCCAGTTGCACCCCAGCCTGCGCGAAGACCCGCGTGTGCTGTGTATTGAAAAGGTCAATGCGCGCGCCCTGGTCGCTGCAGATTTAATAGCTGCTTATGAAGAAAGCACGGGGGCTGGAGGCCAATTTGATGTAGAAGAAGGTGATGCGGACCTGGTTGAGTTTGCGCCCGAATTCGACCTGATCGTGGCCGATCTGTCGTTCATCTCGCAAACCCTGGTACTGCCCGCCGTGGTGCCGCTGCTTAAATGCGGTGGCACGCTGTTGACGCTGGTCAAGCCCCAGTTTGAATTGCAACCTGGCCAGGTTGGCAAAGGTGGCATCGTGAAGGATGCCGCGATGTACTGGCTGGTAGAGCAACGTCTGCGCGAAGCCTGCGCCGCACTGGGTCTGACCGTGACGGCGTGGTTTGATTCGCCGATTGCCGGTGGCGACGGCAACCGTGAATTTTTTATCGCCGCAGCCAGGCTGAAACTTTAG